The window CCGGCCGCCCACCGGGGCAAGGGCTGGGAGGAGGTCACCGAGCAGGCCATCCGTGCGCTGGCCGGGCGTGGCAAGCCGCTAGTGTCCATCCTCTGGGGCCGCGACGCCCGCAACCTCCGCCCGCTGCTCGGCAACCTCCCGTCGGTGGAGTCCGCCCACCCCTCCCCCATGTCCGCCGACCGCGGCTTCTTCGGCTCCCGCCCGTTCAGCCGGGCCAACGACCTGCTGATCCGGCAGGGAGGACAGCCGGTGGACTGGCGCCTGCCGTGACCGACGCCGCCGGATTCCTCGCCGTCGACTCCGGAGGGTCCGGGGTGCGCGTCGTCGTCGGCACCGTCGACCGTGGGGTGCCGGCCCGGCGGGAGTCCCGCGAGCCGGTGCGTACCGGGGAGCGGGGCATCGACCCCGGCCACCTGATGGAGCAACTGGTGCCCATGGTGCGGGGGTTGGTGGCCGAGTCCGGTGTCGATCGGCTGGGGGCGGCCGTGATCGGGGCCGCCGGGCTCGCCACGCTGGGTGATGCCCTGCGCGCCGACCTGCCGGCCGCGCTGGAGCGGGAGTTCGGCATCGGGCGGGTTGCTCTCGTCGCCGATGCCGTCACCGCCTATGTCGGCGCCCTCGGACCCGCGCCCGGGGCCGTGGTCGCCGCCGGTACGGGGCTGATCGCGATGGGCACGGATCTGACGCACTGGCGCCGCGCGGACGGCTGGGGGCATCTGCTCGGCGACTGCGGCGGCGGTGCCTGGATCGGGCGGGCCGGGCTGGAGGCGGCGCTGCGCGCGCACGACGGGCGGCCCGGCGGGTCGGCCGGGCTGCTGGCCCACGCCGAGGAGCTGTTCGGCCCGGTGCGAGGGCTGCCCGGCAAGCTCTATCCGCGCCCGGACCGTCCCGCCGTCCTCGCCTCCTTCGCACCCCAGGTGGCCGCATGCGCCGACAGCGACCCGGTGGCCGCGGACATCCTGCGGGCCGCCGCACGGCACATGGCCGAATCGGCGGCCGCCGTCTGCCCGACGTCCGGAGAGCCTCAAGTCGCGCTCACCGGAGGCCTGTTCAAGATGGGCGCTCCTCTTCTCGGGCCGCTGGAAGAGGAGTTGTCGAAGCGGCTGCCGCACGCGCGGCGGGTGCCGGCCGCCGGGGATCCGTTGCAGGGGGCGGTGCGTATCGCCACCGATCTGGCGGCGGGCGCGCTCACTCTGCCGAGTGACGAGGCGATGCTCTGCGTGGTGACCGGAAAGCGGGACTGATCCACCTACGCCGTCCGCTTCCGCACCGCACGTAACTCAATCAGACAAATACGGACGGATACCGCTCACCTGCCCCCTCCCCGAACAGGGGAGCCCAGGAAGCCAGTAACATGCGTCGCCATGAGCTCCCCCACTGGGCCCGCGTCCGGCCTGCCAGTACGAATGCCGCGACCTCGTCAGCCCGGGCGGCACCGCCGACCCGAGCCCCTGGCGGCTCCCGAGGGCGCGCCCGCGCTCGTCCTCGCGGTGCCGGGCACGCCGAGCGCCGCCACCCGTGGCCTCGCCGAGGAGGTCGTGAGCATCGCCCGCTCCGAGCTCCCCGGCCTCGACGCCCGGATCGGGTACGTCGACGGTGACGACGTGGAGTTCCTCACGCTCCAGTCCGTGCTGGTGCACGCCGCGGAGGAGCGCGCCGCCCGCTATGAGCAGGCGATCGCCGCGGGTGTGGAGGTCAAGGAGCCGGAAGGCCCCGTCGCCGTCGTCGTGCCGCTGCTGGCCGGCCCGGACGGCGCGCTGCTGCGCGTCATCCGCCAGGCCGTGATGGACAGCCGGGTCGCGGCCGACCTCACCGACGTGCTCGGCCCGCACCCGCTGCTCGCCGAGGCGCTGCACGTGCGCCTGTCGGAGGCCGGTCTGGCCCGCGCCGACCGTGCCCGGCTGTTCACCGTGGCCACGGCCGCGGACGGCATCATCCTCGCCTCTGTGGGCGGCGAGGAGGCCGTGCAGGCGGCCGGGATCACCGGCATGCTGCTCGCCGCGCGCCTGGCCGTGCCGGTCATGGCGGCGGCCCTGGACCAGGAGGGCTCGATCACGGCCGTCGCCGAGCAGCTGCGGTCCTCGGGCTCGCAGCAGCTCGCGCTGGCGCCGTACCTGATAGGGCCGGAGATCGACCCGAGCCTGGTCGCGGAGGCCGCCCAGGAGGCGGGCTGCTCCGCCGCCGAGGCGCTCGGCCCGTACCCGGCGATCGGGAAGCTCGCCCTGTCGAAGTACACGACGGCGCTGGGCATCGCCCCGCAGCAGCCGCAGGGCACGCCGGTCCGCTGACGCGCACCTCACAGCCGCAGAGCCGAAGGGCCCGCTCCCCAGCCGGGAACGGGCCCTTCGGCGTCCCCTGGACACCCCTTGGACACCCCTTGGGCATCCCTTCGGCGTCAGGTCACGCCTCGTCGGCGACCTGGCCGATGACCACGCAGGACGCCGCAGGAGCGTCGATCGAGCCCTCGTAGCGCGGGAGCCCCGTGGCCGGGTCCACGGCGAACCAGGACACGTCACCGGAGCGTTCGTTCGCGACGTACAGGAAGCCTCCCGCCTCGGTGATCGCGCGCGGCCAGTGCCCGGCGCAGGTCACCGCCCCCACCAGCCGCAGCTCCTCCCCCTCCACGGAGAACGTCGACAGCACGTCCTCGCCGCGCGTCGCGGTCCACACGAAGCGGCCGTCGGGCGAGGCGACGATCCCCGACGGATAGGCGTCGCCGGCCGGGGCGCCCGGCAGTACCGGCGTCTCGGCCAGCGGCTTCAGCGTGCCGTCGTCGGCGTCCCAGTGGCAGACGGTGACGGTAGGGGTGAGTTCGTTGAGGACGTACGCGTACGTGCCGTCCGGATGGAAGGCCAGGTGGCGGGGGCCCGAGCCGGGGCGCAGGGCGATCTCCCGGTGCACGTCGAGTGTCCCGTCGGCCAGCGTGCACACCCGCAGCGAGTCCGTGCCGAGGTCGACACTGACGGCCCAGCGGCCGCTCGGGTCGGGCTGCACCTGGTGGGCGTGCGGGCCCTGCTGGCGTGGCGTGTGCGGGCCCGAGCCGGAGTGCCGGAGGACGGCGGACGGGGCGTCGGCGAGGGCGCCGTCGGGGCGGACGGGCACGACGGTGACGCTGCCGGAGCCGTAGTTGGCGGTCAGGACGTGGCCGGCGAACAGGCTGAGGTAGGTGGGCCCGCTGCCGCCGACCGGCACCGGTGAGCCGATGAGCTCCGGCTTGCCCCCGGTCAGGCGGTAGGCGGCCACCGCGCCGTCGGCGGTCTCGCTGACCGCGTAGAGCGTGTCGCCGCCGGGCGACAGGGCCAGGTACGCGGGGTCGGGAAGGTCACCCACGCCGCCCAGGACGGTCAGCGCACCGCTGCCCGCGGCCACGGACGCCGTGGTGATGCCATGGCCTCCGGCTGCCGTGAACGACCCGATGTAGGCCCGCCTTGCCCTTCTTTCCCGCCTGCCGACGTCTGCCACCGCTGTCCCCTTCCGGTCGGGTGCCGTCGGGGTGACGGTAGCAGTGGATCATCATCGGTCTAGACCAAGTCGCCGAATCGTGGGCGATGCGCTCACGTCCGCAGCTCGCGAGTTCCGTGCGTCCGATGGCGCGGGGTTACCCGGCGGATGGCCTGATCCACCCTCCAGGTGGCCGGTAAAGCGACATGAACAGGCTGAGCCACGCAGAGCCCGAGCGGCTTGACGGCTTGACGGCTTGACGGCTCAAGCGGCTTGACCGGCCAAGCCGCTTGAGCACCCGAGAGCGTCCCGCTCGACCGGCGTTCTCAGGCTCCGACGAGTCGTGAACCGGCCGGCGTGCGCAGCGGCTGGGCCAGCTCGGCCAGGGCCCGCTCCAGGCCGTGCAGATGGGCGAGCGCGGGGTCCGACGCCGTCGGCTGCTCGGTGGGGGCGGTGATGTCCGTGCCGCCGGTGAGCGCCTCGACCGCGGCCTCGACGCGCCAGCACGCGGCGGCGAGGCGGGCGTCGTGCGAGGCCTCCGGGTCGGCGGCGACGGCGGCCAGGCCGCGGATCTCCCGGGCGCAGTCGTCGAGCAGGGCCAGGACGCGGCGGGCGCGCCTCTTGCGGGCCGGCATCGGGTTCAGCGGGTGCACGAGCGGGGCGACCGAGAGCCGTACCCGGCCGAGCAGCTGTTCCAGTTCGGCTACGCGCGAGGCCGGGTCGGCACTCTCGTCACCGGCGAGGCGGGCGGCGGCCTCGGCGGTGGCCGCGTGGACGCAGTGCAGGGCCCGCTGGATCCAGGCATCGTTCGTGGCGTGCGTGGTGACCGGCAGGACGAGGGCCACGGCCAGCGCGGCACACAGCGCGCCCACACCGGTCTCTGCAAGACGGAGCCCGAGCAGGCTGGGGTCCAGCACACCCAGCAGGCCGTAAAGCAAGCTGACCATGACCGTCACCGCCAGCATCATCCAGGAATACGAGACGGCGGCGGTGAAGAAGATGCCGAAGACACAGACGGCAACCAGGGCGGCCGTCGGCGCGGGCGCGCCATGCAGCGGGATGGCGACCAGCAGGCCGACGGCGATACCGATCACAGTCCCGAGGACCCGGCGGAAACCGCGGACCAGGGTTTCCCCGCGAGAAGCCGTGTTGACGAAGATCCACCAGACAGTACCGACGGCCCAGTACCAGCGCTCTTCGGAGAGCAGCTGCCCGACCAGAAGAGCGAGAGCCGAGGCAGCAGTGGCCTGGAAGGCTTGCCGGGTGGTGGGCCGCGCCAATCCGATGCCGGGCAGGGCCGGCGGGGCTGCCGCGGGTGGGGTGTGACGCTCGATGGGCCAGAGCACGAAGCGCGTGGCGCCGGCCACGAAGAGGGCGAGGCCCACGGCGGTGCACAGCTCGGGCAGCTGAGCGGGAACCGCATGCAGGAACTGCGTGATGAAGAAGTTCATGAACGCGAAGATCCCGAGCGCGTGGCCCCGCGGGCCCCAGCGGCGAGCATAGACCCCACAGAAGACGACGGCCAAGAACGCGGCGTCACGGGCCGGGGTGATGCCGTGCAGTGTGGCGGCAAGCGCCAGCACGGGGAATCCGGCCATGGGAAGCAGGGCGGTGGTGATCCGCTGGTCACGGACGGTCGCATCGGTGACCGTGAAGAGAGCGAGCAGTGCCGCGAGCCCGCCGGTGATCGATGCGGTGAGCGATAGCCCGCACAGTTCGGAAACGGCGACGGCGGCGGCGACACCGATGACAGCGCGGGTCGCGTTCCGCAGCCTCAAGCGCCCCGGGTCCGGAGCCACGAACATCCTCTTCACGGCGGTGTGCCGCCCCCCTTGCGGTGGTACGCGCCCTGCCCACGGTCGTCCCGGGTGGCGGACAACAAGCAGGCAGAACGAAGGCACCGCGGTCCGGACCCGGCCTCGTCGCCGTCCAGCGCTACGCGGCGCCGCAAGTACATGGATAGGACAAAGATAACCACCTCCGGGCCCACTGGCTCAACTGTCGCGCCATTGACTGTGCCAATGGCACAGCTGATCAGCCTCGATGCCGACCGATGGGAGGCCAATGGATCAGACTTCGGCCAGGCCCTGGGCAGCACCTGGCCTACTCCACCGGACTC of the Streptomyces sp. T12 genome contains:
- a CDS encoding FUSC family protein, with translation MFVAPDPGRLRLRNATRAVIGVAAAVAVSELCGLSLTASITGGLAALLALFTVTDATVRDQRITTALLPMAGFPVLALAATLHGITPARDAAFLAVVFCGVYARRWGPRGHALGIFAFMNFFITQFLHAVPAQLPELCTAVGLALFVAGATRFVLWPIERHTPPAAAPPALPGIGLARPTTRQAFQATAASALALLVGQLLSEERWYWAVGTVWWIFVNTASRGETLVRGFRRVLGTVIGIAVGLLVAIPLHGAPAPTAALVAVCVFGIFFTAAVSYSWMMLAVTVMVSLLYGLLGVLDPSLLGLRLAETGVGALCAALAVALVLPVTTHATNDAWIQRALHCVHAATAEAAARLAGDESADPASRVAELEQLLGRVRLSVAPLVHPLNPMPARKRRARRVLALLDDCAREIRGLAAVAADPEASHDARLAAACWRVEAAVEALTGGTDITAPTEQPTASDPALAHLHGLERALAELAQPLRTPAGSRLVGA
- a CDS encoding lactonase family protein, which produces MADVGRRERRARRAYIGSFTAAGGHGITTASVAAGSGALTVLGGVGDLPDPAYLALSPGGDTLYAVSETADGAVAAYRLTGGKPELIGSPVPVGGSGPTYLSLFAGHVLTANYGSGSVTVVPVRPDGALADAPSAVLRHSGSGPHTPRQQGPHAHQVQPDPSGRWAVSVDLGTDSLRVCTLADGTLDVHREIALRPGSGPRHLAFHPDGTYAYVLNELTPTVTVCHWDADDGTLKPLAETPVLPGAPAGDAYPSGIVASPDGRFVWTATRGEDVLSTFSVEGEELRLVGAVTCAGHWPRAITEAGGFLYVANERSGDVSWFAVDPATGLPRYEGSIDAPAASCVVIGQVADEA
- a CDS encoding sirohydrochlorin chelatase — protein: MSSPTGPASGLPVRMPRPRQPGRHRRPEPLAAPEGAPALVLAVPGTPSAATRGLAEEVVSIARSELPGLDARIGYVDGDDVEFLTLQSVLVHAAEERAARYEQAIAAGVEVKEPEGPVAVVVPLLAGPDGALLRVIRQAVMDSRVAADLTDVLGPHPLLAEALHVRLSEAGLARADRARLFTVATAADGIILASVGGEEAVQAAGITGMLLAARLAVPVMAAALDQEGSITAVAEQLRSSGSQQLALAPYLIGPEIDPSLVAEAAQEAGCSAAEALGPYPAIGKLALSKYTTALGIAPQQPQGTPVR
- a CDS encoding N-acetylglucosamine kinase, producing the protein MTDAAGFLAVDSGGSGVRVVVGTVDRGVPARRESREPVRTGERGIDPGHLMEQLVPMVRGLVAESGVDRLGAAVIGAAGLATLGDALRADLPAALEREFGIGRVALVADAVTAYVGALGPAPGAVVAAGTGLIAMGTDLTHWRRADGWGHLLGDCGGGAWIGRAGLEAALRAHDGRPGGSAGLLAHAEELFGPVRGLPGKLYPRPDRPAVLASFAPQVAACADSDPVAADILRAAARHMAESAAAVCPTSGEPQVALTGGLFKMGAPLLGPLEEELSKRLPHARRVPAAGDPLQGAVRIATDLAAGALTLPSDEAMLCVVTGKRD